A window from Theropithecus gelada isolate Dixy chromosome 1, Tgel_1.0, whole genome shotgun sequence encodes these proteins:
- the GPR52 gene encoding G-protein coupled receptor 52 has product MNESRWTEWRILNMSSGIVNVSEHHSCPLGFGHYSVVDVCIFETVVIVLLTFLIIAGNLTVIFVFHCAPLLHHYTTSYFIQTMAYADLFVGVSCLVPTLSLLHYSTGVHESLTCQVFGYIISVLKSVSMACLACISVDRYLAITKPLSYNQLVTPCRLRICIILIWIYSCLIFLPSFFGWGKPGYHGDIFEWCATSWLTSAYFTGFIVCLLYAPAAFVVCFTYFHIFKICRQHTKEINDRRARFPSHEVDSSRETGHSPDRRYAMVLFRITSVFYMLWLPYIIYFLLESSRVLDNPTLSFLTTWLAISNSFCNCVIYSLSNSVFRLGLRRLSETMCTSCMCVKDQEAQDPKPRKRANSCSI; this is encoded by the coding sequence ATGAATGAATCCAGGTGGACTGAATGGAGGATCCTGAACATGAGCAGTGGCATTGTGAATGTGTCCGAGCATCACTCCTGCCCACTTGGATTTGGCCACTACAGTGTGGTGGATGTCTGCATCTTCGAGACAGTGGTTATTGTGTTGCTGACATTTCTGATCATTGCTGGGAATCTAACAGTTATCTTTGTCTTTCATTGTGCTCCACTGTTACATCATTATACTACCAGCTATTTCATTCAGACGATGGCATATGCTGATCTTTTCGTTGGAGTTAGCTGCTTGGTTCCTACTCTCTCACTTCTCCACTACTCCACAGGTGTCCACGAGTCATTGACTTGCCAGGTTTTTGGATATATCATCTCAGTTCTAAAAAGTGTTTCTATGGCATGTCTTGCTTGCATCAGTGTGGATCGTTACCTTGCAATAACCAAGCCTCTTTCCTACAATCAACTGGTCACCCCTTGtcgcctgagaatttgcattatTTTGATCTGGATCTACTCCTGCCTAATTTTCTTGCCTTCCTTTTTTGGCTGGGGGAAACCTGGTTACCACGGTGACATTTTTGAATGGTGTGCCACCTCTTGGCTCACTAGTGCCTATTTTACTGGCtttattgtttgtttactttATGCTCCTGCTGCCTTTGTTGTCTGCTTCacttacttccacattttcaaaatttgcCGTCAGCACACCAAAGAGATAAATGACCGAAGAGCCCGATTCCCTAGCCATGAGGTAGATTCTTCCAGAGAGACTGGACACAGCCCTGACCGTCGCTACGCCATGGTTTTGTTTAGGATAACCAGTGTATTTTATATGCTGTGGCTCCCCTATATAATTTACTTTCTTCTAGAAAGCTCCCGGGTCTTGGATAATCCAACTCTGTCCTTCTTAACAACCTGGCTTGCAATAAGTAATAGTTTTTGTAACTGTGTAATATACAGCCTCTCCAACAGCGTTTTCCGGCTAGGCCTCCGAAGACTGTCTGAGACAATGTGCACATCCTGTATGTGTGTGAAGGATCAGGAAGCACAAGACCCCAAACCTAGGAAACGGGCTAATTCTTGCTCCATTTGA